Proteins encoded together in one Vicia villosa cultivar HV-30 ecotype Madison, WI unplaced genomic scaffold, Vvil1.0 ctg.000081F_1_1, whole genome shotgun sequence window:
- the LOC131623814 gene encoding uncharacterized protein LOC131623814 — MPFEKGGLGVKNIAVFNSALLNKWRWRILQGHNALWFNILKARYGDLSLNMCRGERGSKIPYSALFWWKDILKVGSSSPFDPIVNCSRVFIHNGYNSSFWDSIWLEGDIPLKVEFPELFKESLLKNVSVAGMGGWVEGE, encoded by the coding sequence ATGCCTTTTGAGAAAGGGGGGCTGGGAGTGAAAAATATTGCGGTGTTCAATTCGGCACTTCTTAATAAATGGAGGTGGAGAATTCTTCAAGGACATAATGCTTTATGGTTCAACATTTTGAAAGCTCGGTATGGTGATTTATCTTTAAATATGTGTAGAGGCGAAAGAGGTAGTAAAATCCCTTACTCCGCGTTGTTTTGGTGGAAGGATATTTTAAAGGTAGGTTCTTCATCTCCCTTTGACCCGATAGTCAATTGTAGTAGAGTTTTCATTCATAATGGCTACAATTCTTCCTTTTGGGATTCTATTTGGTTGGAAGGAGATATACCTTTAAAAGTGGAATTTCCGGAATTATTCAAGGAGTCTCTTTTAAAGAATGTTTCGGTAGCGGGTATGGGCGGGTGGGTGGAAGGGGAATGA